A stretch of the uncultured Desulfobacter sp. genome encodes the following:
- a CDS encoding phenyltransferase domain-containing protein — protein sequence MHPINAKLHPNSPLNPSSVARMIAGLQRENGDIPWHTGGKTDPWDLVESVMGLNIGGFHDQAMAALDWLAHHQNENGSWYSSYVDSVPEDRTIESHMACYLAVGLFHQFLIKRDKGDLEKFWLIMTKGVEYALDLQAVTGEIYWAKSPQGKVDPMSLLSGSSSIFMSLKCALAIAQILDRDRPKWQIAFEKLGKSIRENIVSYNVSKSRFSMYWFYPILSGALQGNRAKARMDRYWHKYVIEGQGCRCVSDQPWVTIAETSELVLALHAMGRRQMARIVFSWIHNRVFEDQTFWCGYTYPDMVVWPEDKISWTNAVVLMAADALYGLTPAGRLFDHDAWDGCTFKF from the coding sequence ATGCACCCGATAAATGCAAAGCTGCATCCAAATTCGCCTCTGAACCCCAGCTCAGTTGCTCGTATGATTGCCGGTCTTCAAAGGGAGAATGGAGACATCCCCTGGCATACCGGCGGAAAAACCGATCCCTGGGATCTTGTGGAGTCTGTCATGGGGCTGAATATCGGCGGTTTTCATGACCAGGCAATGGCCGCCCTGGACTGGCTGGCCCATCACCAGAATGAAAACGGATCCTGGTATTCATCCTATGTGGATTCAGTCCCCGAGGACCGGACCATTGAAAGCCACATGGCTTGTTATCTGGCCGTTGGGTTGTTTCATCAATTTTTGATAAAAAGGGACAAGGGTGATCTTGAAAAATTCTGGTTAATTATGACAAAAGGCGTTGAATATGCCTTAGACCTCCAGGCGGTTACCGGAGAAATTTACTGGGCAAAAAGCCCCCAAGGAAAAGTTGACCCCATGTCTCTTTTATCCGGCTCATCATCCATATTCATGAGCCTGAAATGTGCCTTGGCCATTGCCCAAATCCTGGACCGAGACCGTCCAAAATGGCAGATTGCCTTTGAAAAGCTTGGCAAATCCATTAGGGAGAATATTGTATCATATAACGTGTCCAAGTCCAGATTTTCAATGTACTGGTTTTACCCGATACTATCAGGGGCGTTGCAGGGAAACCGGGCAAAGGCACGTATGGACAGATACTGGCATAAATATGTCATTGAGGGCCAGGGATGCCGCTGTGTATCCGATCAGCCCTGGGTGACCATTGCCGAAACCTCGGAACTGGTGCTTGCACTTCACGCCATGGGGCGTCGACAAATGGCAAGGATTGTTTTTTCCTGGATTCACAACCGGGTATTTGAGGATCAAACATTCTGGTGCGGCTACACCTATCCGGACATGGTGGTCTGGCCCGAAGACAAAATCTCCTGGACCAATGCCGTGGTTTTGATGGCCGCCGATGCCCTGTACGGCCTGACGCCCGCGGGACGGTTGTTTGATCATGATGCCTGGGACGGCTGTACGTTTAAATTTTAA
- a CDS encoding 3-hydroxyacyl-CoA dehydrogenase NAD-binding domain-containing protein, with protein sequence MVRKIRKAAVIGSGIMGGGIAALLAGAGVDVLLLDIVPFDLTDEEKKDPGARNRIVQAGMNAALASNPSLFYSKKDASRIRTGNLDDDIEKLSACDWIVEVVVENLKIKRELFQKVAKVRKEGTIVTSNTSGIPLKDMSEGFSQEFKEHFMGTHFFNPVRYMHLLELIPGEQTKPEIMEFIARFGERNLGKGIVWAKDTPNFVGNRIGVQGIGACIKFMHEDKMTIPEVDALFGPALGRPKTAIFKTTDLVGIDTMLHVAKNSYDLCADDEQRDTLVLPEFITTMVDKKMLGNKTQGGFYKTELTPEWKKLRKVLNIDTLEYEDLERPTFPCLDQAKKKTTLEEKIACVLKGDDKGAKFAWKCQANAFQYAANRVPEIADTIVEIDNAMKWGYNFTMGPFETWDAYGVQEAVERMEGDGLDVPANVKQMLAKGVNSFYKLENGIRYYFDFDAGEYKAVPVSKNMVSIAAAKGNNKTVFQNASASLVDIGDDVFCLEFHTKMNAINGEIVDSIGKSLDYIEENGAGLVIGNEAGGMPGAFSAGADLAFVSKLCHDKKYTEIDAFLAKGQAGIQRAKYAPFPVVAAPYGMVLGGGCETCLSADRIVAHTELFMGLVEIGVGLLPAGGGCMNLWKKYVDALPGKTVKEVNLAKLFVPAFMKIAMAAVSMSAAQARDNGFLGLADRIVMNRDNLVGEAKKEVLKMVDDGYVPPLKKKIKVMGNAGQGMVNAELFNFLNGKFMSEYDAFLARRIAYVVSGGDVGEGSEISEEAILKLEREAFVDFCKEEKTIARIDHMLKTGKPLRN encoded by the coding sequence ATGGTAAGAAAGATCAGAAAAGCAGCCGTCATCGGGTCCGGAATCATGGGAGGCGGAATTGCTGCCCTTCTTGCCGGCGCGGGTGTTGACGTGCTGCTGCTGGACATTGTTCCTTTTGATTTAACCGATGAAGAAAAAAAAGACCCTGGGGCGAGAAACCGCATCGTTCAGGCCGGCATGAACGCGGCTTTGGCATCGAATCCTTCCTTATTTTACAGCAAAAAAGACGCCTCGCGGATCCGTACGGGAAACCTGGATGATGACATTGAAAAATTGTCGGCATGCGACTGGATTGTTGAAGTGGTCGTGGAAAACCTGAAAATCAAAAGAGAGCTGTTTCAAAAGGTTGCCAAGGTCAGAAAAGAAGGCACCATTGTGACCAGCAACACCTCCGGGATTCCCCTCAAGGATATGAGCGAAGGCTTCTCCCAGGAGTTCAAAGAACACTTTATGGGGACTCATTTTTTTAACCCGGTACGTTACATGCATCTGCTCGAATTGATCCCCGGCGAGCAGACCAAACCCGAGATCATGGAATTCATTGCCCGATTCGGCGAAAGAAATCTGGGCAAAGGTATTGTCTGGGCCAAGGACACCCCGAACTTTGTGGGCAACAGAATCGGTGTCCAGGGCATTGGTGCCTGCATCAAATTCATGCATGAAGATAAAATGACCATCCCCGAAGTGGATGCCCTGTTCGGACCGGCCCTGGGCCGCCCCAAAACCGCCATCTTCAAAACCACTGACCTGGTCGGCATCGACACCATGCTCCATGTGGCCAAAAATTCCTATGACCTGTGTGCAGACGACGAGCAGCGTGACACACTGGTCCTGCCAGAATTTATCACCACAATGGTCGATAAAAAAATGCTGGGTAACAAAACCCAGGGCGGATTCTACAAAACGGAACTGACCCCGGAGTGGAAAAAACTGCGCAAGGTGCTCAATATTGATACTTTGGAATATGAAGACCTTGAAAGACCCACCTTCCCGTGTCTGGACCAGGCCAAGAAAAAGACTACCTTAGAAGAGAAGATCGCCTGCGTGCTTAAAGGCGATGACAAAGGCGCTAAATTTGCCTGGAAATGCCAGGCCAACGCCTTTCAGTATGCGGCCAACCGGGTGCCTGAAATCGCCGATACCATCGTCGAAATTGATAACGCCATGAAATGGGGCTACAACTTTACCATGGGACCCTTTGAAACCTGGGATGCCTATGGTGTTCAAGAGGCCGTTGAACGTATGGAAGGCGACGGGCTTGATGTGCCGGCCAATGTGAAACAGATGCTGGCCAAGGGCGTAAACTCTTTTTATAAACTTGAAAACGGTATCCGTTACTACTTTGATTTTGATGCAGGCGAATACAAGGCAGTTCCGGTTTCTAAAAACATGGTTTCCATTGCCGCCGCCAAAGGCAACAATAAAACCGTATTTCAAAATGCGTCCGCATCCCTGGTGGACATCGGAGATGATGTTTTCTGTCTTGAATTCCACACCAAGATGAATGCCATCAACGGCGAAATTGTTGATTCCATCGGCAAATCCCTTGACTATATTGAAGAAAACGGTGCCGGACTTGTGATCGGTAATGAAGCCGGCGGGATGCCCGGTGCCTTTTCTGCCGGTGCAGACCTCGCCTTTGTCTCCAAACTGTGCCACGATAAAAAATATACGGAAATTGATGCATTTCTGGCAAAGGGCCAGGCCGGCATCCAACGCGCCAAATACGCACCTTTCCCCGTTGTTGCCGCACCTTACGGCATGGTGTTGGGCGGGGGCTGCGAAACCTGCCTGAGCGCAGACCGCATCGTTGCCCATACCGAACTGTTTATGGGCCTAGTTGAAATCGGCGTGGGCCTGCTGCCTGCCGGCGGCGGCTGTATGAACCTGTGGAAAAAATATGTGGATGCCCTGCCGGGCAAGACCGTCAAAGAGGTGAATCTGGCCAAATTATTCGTTCCGGCATTCATGAAGATTGCCATGGCCGCCGTATCCATGTCCGCCGCCCAGGCCCGGGATAACGGGTTCCTGGGTCTTGCAGACCGGATCGTCATGAACCGTGACAACCTTGTGGGTGAAGCCAAGAAAGAAGTGCTTAAGATGGTGGATGACGGATATGTTCCCCCGCTGAAAAAGAAGATCAAGGTGATGGGAAACGCCGGCCAGGGCATGGTCAATGCGGAGTTGTTCAATTTTCTCAACGGTAAATTCATGAGCGAATATGATGCTTTTCTGGCCCGACGTATTGCCTATGTCGTCAGCGGCGGCGATGTCGGCGAGGGCAGTGAGATCTCCGAAGAAGCCATCCTCAAGCTTGAACGGGAGGCGTTTGTGGATTTCTGCAAAGAGGAAAAAACGATTGCCAGAATTGATCATATGCTAAAGACCGGGAAACCACTAAGGAATTAG
- a CDS encoding thiolase family protein, with translation MRDAYIVQSVRTPGCKQKKGLFSQTRPEELISFIMKEAVERTANLKPEDIEDVMLGCAFPEAEQGLNLGRIAAKMAGFPDEVSGATVNRFCASGLEAIALAAVRVSAGWSEICMGAGCESMTFVPMGGNVPRPHPEYSKTNPEMYVSMGITAENVAERYKVSREDQDAFAAQSQAKALAARDGGKFTEIIPTPAYKYIVQPDGTYKKESFIVEHDDGIRASTPEGLAKLGAVFKAGGSVTAGNSSQTTDGAAATIVASKEKCEALGLTPIARLVGYTTVGCKADEMGVGPKYAIPKVLKQVGMTIDDIDIYEINEAFASQALHCIRELGLEKYMDKINIHGGAIALGHPLGCTGAKLTATCLANLKEVGGKYGIVSMCVGGGMGAAAVFEKL, from the coding sequence ATGAGAGACGCATATATAGTACAATCCGTACGGACCCCGGGCTGCAAGCAAAAAAAAGGATTGTTCAGCCAGACCCGGCCCGAAGAGCTGATTTCTTTTATTATGAAGGAAGCGGTTGAACGGACCGCTAATCTTAAACCCGAAGACATTGAAGATGTCATGCTGGGCTGTGCCTTCCCCGAAGCGGAACAGGGTCTGAACCTGGGCCGGATCGCAGCCAAAATGGCAGGATTCCCGGACGAGGTATCCGGGGCCACGGTGAACCGGTTCTGCGCATCCGGCCTTGAAGCCATTGCCCTGGCCGCTGTGCGGGTATCTGCGGGCTGGTCGGAAATATGTATGGGGGCAGGCTGCGAGTCCATGACCTTCGTACCCATGGGCGGCAACGTTCCCCGGCCCCATCCGGAATATTCAAAAACTAACCCTGAAATGTACGTATCCATGGGAATCACCGCTGAAAACGTGGCCGAGCGCTATAAGGTCTCCAGGGAAGATCAGGATGCCTTTGCCGCCCAGTCCCAGGCCAAGGCTTTGGCCGCCAGAGATGGTGGGAAATTTACCGAAATCATCCCCACTCCGGCCTACAAATATATCGTACAGCCTGACGGCACCTATAAAAAAGAGTCATTTATTGTTGAACATGACGACGGTATCCGGGCCTCCACCCCCGAAGGGCTGGCCAAGCTTGGGGCGGTGTTCAAAGCGGGAGGTTCCGTGACCGCCGGAAATTCGTCCCAGACCACGGACGGGGCCGCAGCGACCATTGTTGCCTCCAAGGAAAAGTGTGAAGCCCTTGGCCTTACCCCCATTGCCAGGCTGGTTGGGTATACCACAGTGGGCTGCAAGGCCGATGAAATGGGCGTAGGCCCCAAATATGCCATCCCCAAAGTGCTCAAACAGGTGGGCATGACCATTGACGACATCGACATCTATGAAATCAATGAGGCCTTTGCCTCCCAGGCGTTGCATTGCATCCGGGAACTTGGCCTTGAAAAATACATGGATAAAATCAACATTCACGGCGGTGCCATCGCCTTGGGCCATCCTTTGGGATGCACCGGTGCCAAATTGACCGCCACATGCCTTGCCAACCTCAAAGAGGTTGGCGGTAAATATGGTATTGTTTCCATGTGTGTCGGTGGCGGTATGGGAGCTGCCGCCGTATTTGAAAAACTTTGA
- a CDS encoding PAS domain S-box protein gives MIRGVELFFSLFNNLAIFIALVTVYGYLLRNFRESVWFRRQIFMGISFGLFAIGCMFAKIPVFEGVIVDQRNAIIALSGAFGGPASAVVSAFLAGGFRIYLGGGGALAGVIGVSLAAVSGIVLNRFPASFSSGRNAFVSSFLATLTILPGFLFVDDFHTGWTLMKAMALPYGLAIFAGIMLVGLLLNREKKELASDVALQENQERLQKEVLRRKAVEEELRQSRERLSMALSGADEGIWDWDIQKDTVYFDDRYYTMAGYEPNEFPGTFGEFAKRVHAEDIELSKSAINHYLAGELKTYKMEFRFLRKDGTYMWILSRGKIVSRDDQGKPLRFVGVHADITERKKTEESLYLYRFIIDHANIGIYRIAPDGRILEVNQKAAQLLGYTQKELAVLSMSDIDPRVVQEEWSSNWRKLGSLGMRTIERENIKKDGSVIFVEVNSTLIKYENQEYVVAFVQDITERKRMAEAIENRILALTQPLGDVADIAFEDLFNLTDIQHLQDLYAKAFGVAALITHPDGTPITQPSNFTDLCENIIRKTQKGCEKCNYSDSMVGRHNPDGPNIMACLSAGLWNAGASISVGGHHIANWLIGQVRNDALDEKKIIAYAHEIGVDENDFCTAYLQVPIMSEAQFENAANVLFAVTRQLSLTAYQNVQQARFISQHKKDEEELRKLRNYLSNIINSMPSMLVAVDKEGRVTQWNHQTEQVTGLKFKEAQAQSLATVFPRLADEMESIRTSIRERRVIKSPKISRKVDQEIYYEDITIFPLVANGVEGAVIRIDNVTELVRMEEMMIQSEKMLSVGGLAAGMAHEINNPLASMMQTAQVMSQRLTAGTNIPANLKAAEAAGITMASIERFMEDRGIQRMIEAITSSGQRVSETVNNMLSFARKEDATTSTHHLYKILDKTIELAATDYDLKKEYDFKKIEIIREYDDNLPAVPCQAGKIQQVVLNILTNGAQAMQSAGIPEPKFIIRAYLDSVKNMFCIEIEDNGPGMDEKTRKQIFDPFFTTKPKGVGTGLGLSVSYFIITKNHKGEMTVESNPGTGAKFIIRLPLYG, from the coding sequence ATGATCCGTGGTGTTGAATTATTTTTTTCACTGTTCAATAATCTGGCTATATTTATCGCCTTGGTAACAGTATACGGATATCTGCTCCGCAATTTTAGGGAATCCGTCTGGTTCAGGCGCCAGATATTTATGGGAATTTCCTTCGGCCTGTTTGCCATTGGCTGCATGTTCGCCAAAATCCCTGTTTTTGAAGGCGTTATCGTGGACCAGAGAAATGCAATCATCGCCCTAAGCGGCGCATTTGGCGGACCGGCTTCCGCTGTGGTCAGCGCATTCCTGGCCGGGGGATTCCGAATTTACCTTGGCGGAGGCGGGGCATTGGCTGGAGTTATCGGCGTATCTCTGGCGGCAGTATCCGGAATCGTGCTGAATCGTTTTCCCGCAAGCTTTTCTTCAGGTCGAAACGCCTTTGTCAGTTCATTTCTTGCCACCCTGACCATCCTGCCGGGGTTTCTTTTTGTCGATGATTTCCATACTGGGTGGACTTTAATGAAAGCCATGGCCTTGCCATACGGCCTGGCAATTTTCGCCGGGATTATGCTGGTGGGCCTCCTGCTTAACCGAGAAAAAAAGGAACTTGCTTCTGATGTAGCGCTGCAGGAGAACCAAGAGCGGCTCCAGAAAGAAGTCCTTCGGCGAAAGGCTGTGGAGGAGGAACTTCGCCAGAGCAGGGAAAGGCTGAGCATGGCCTTGTCAGGGGCCGACGAGGGCATCTGGGACTGGGATATCCAAAAAGATACCGTATACTTTGATGACCGCTATTATACTATGGCAGGATATGAACCCAATGAATTTCCTGGGACTTTTGGTGAATTTGCAAAGCGTGTTCATGCGGAGGATATAGAGCTGAGCAAATCAGCCATTAACCATTATCTGGCTGGGGAACTGAAAACATATAAGATGGAGTTCAGGTTTCTGCGTAAGGACGGCACCTATATGTGGATCCTGTCGAGAGGAAAGATTGTTTCCAGGGATGACCAGGGAAAGCCCTTGCGCTTTGTCGGCGTCCATGCTGATATCACCGAGCGGAAAAAGACGGAGGAATCCCTGTATCTCTACCGATTCATTATTGACCACGCAAATATTGGAATCTATCGTATCGCTCCGGATGGTCGGATTCTGGAGGTCAACCAAAAGGCAGCGCAACTTCTCGGCTATACGCAAAAAGAACTGGCGGTTCTATCCATGTCCGATATCGACCCAAGGGTTGTCCAAGAAGAGTGGTCTTCTAATTGGCGTAAATTGGGTTCCCTGGGAATGCGAACCATAGAACGGGAGAACATCAAGAAGGATGGTTCCGTAATTTTTGTTGAGGTGAACAGCACTCTTATAAAATATGAGAACCAAGAATATGTAGTTGCCTTTGTTCAGGACATCACCGAACGCAAACGGATGGCCGAGGCCATTGAAAATCGTATCCTGGCCTTAACCCAGCCGCTGGGAGATGTCGCAGATATTGCCTTCGAGGACCTGTTTAATCTAACAGATATCCAGCACCTTCAGGATCTGTATGCCAAAGCCTTTGGCGTCGCAGCCCTTATTACCCATCCTGACGGTACACCGATCACGCAGCCAAGCAACTTCACGGATCTGTGTGAAAACATTATTCGAAAAACACAAAAGGGGTGTGAAAAATGTAATTACTCCGACTCAATGGTCGGACGCCATAATCCCGACGGCCCCAATATCATGGCCTGTTTGAGCGCCGGCTTGTGGAACGCAGGCGCCAGTATCTCCGTCGGAGGACACCATATTGCCAACTGGCTGATCGGTCAGGTCAGAAACGATGCCCTGGATGAAAAAAAAATTATAGCCTATGCACATGAAATCGGTGTAGACGAAAATGACTTTTGTACGGCTTACCTCCAAGTCCCCATAATGTCAGAGGCGCAGTTCGAGAACGCAGCGAACGTGCTCTTTGCAGTGACCCGGCAACTCTCACTTACGGCATATCAAAATGTTCAACAGGCCCGGTTTATTTCACAACACAAAAAGGACGAAGAAGAGTTGCGCAAATTACGGAACTACCTCTCCAATATTATTAATTCCATGCCGTCCATGCTTGTTGCGGTGGACAAAGAAGGCCGGGTAACTCAGTGGAACCATCAGACGGAGCAAGTCACCGGACTGAAGTTCAAGGAGGCCCAGGCCCAATCCCTAGCCACGGTATTTCCCCGCCTGGCCGACGAGATGGAAAGCATACGTACATCTATCCGGGAACGTCGGGTGATCAAATCTCCTAAAATCTCCCGTAAGGTGGACCAGGAAATTTATTACGAAGACATCACTATTTTCCCCCTGGTGGCCAATGGCGTGGAAGGCGCTGTGATCCGGATAGATAACGTGACAGAGCTGGTTCGAATGGAAGAGATGATGATACAGAGTGAGAAGATGCTTTCCGTCGGGGGGCTTGCTGCCGGCATGGCCCACGAAATAAACAATCCCCTTGCCAGCATGATGCAGACCGCCCAGGTAATGTCACAACGGCTCACGGCCGGCACCAATATCCCAGCCAACTTAAAAGCAGCGGAAGCCGCCGGCATTACCATGGCGTCCATTGAACGCTTCATGGAAGACAGGGGCATACAAAGGATGATTGAAGCCATAACGTCCTCTGGACAACGGGTATCCGAGACTGTGAATAATATGCTCAGTTTTGCCCGCAAAGAAGACGCGACCACCTCCACCCATCATCTATATAAAATCCTGGACAAAACCATTGAACTGGCAGCCACCGATTACGACTTAAAAAAAGAATATGACTTTAAGAAAATTGAGATCATCAGGGAATATGATGATAATCTGCCCGCAGTCCCCTGTCAGGCCGGTAAAATTCAGCAGGTCGTCCTAAACATCCTGACCAACGGTGCCCAGGCTATGCAGAGTGCAGGGATTCCGGAGCCCAAGTTCATTATCCGGGCCTATCTCGATTCAGTGAAGAATATGTTCTGTATAGAGATAGAGGACAACGGGCCTGGAATGGATGAAAAAACCCGAAAACAGATATTTGATCCCTTTTTCACCACCAAGCCGAAAGGCGTGGGAACCGGTCTGGGCTTAAGTGTCTCCTATTTCATTATCACCAAAAATCATAAAGGGGAAATGACAGTCGAATCTAATCCGGGAACAGGAGCCAAATTCATTATTCGCCTGCCTTTATACGGATGA
- a CDS encoding DUF4405 domain-containing protein, which produces MTKKTIRTNLLPALTLTFFIVALTGIMMLFHIGIGGIKPLHGWMSVVFLILCIIHLVLNWKIFMVHLKKGPAIMSIILLCILSILLLARGGGNDRGGRHGHYGTGRGIYSKYNR; this is translated from the coding sequence ATGACAAAAAAAACGATTCGAACCAACCTGCTCCCGGCCCTGACACTGACGTTCTTCATTGTTGCCCTGACCGGCATTATGATGCTGTTCCACATAGGCATAGGTGGGATAAAACCCCTTCATGGATGGATGAGCGTTGTTTTTCTGATTCTGTGCATTATCCACCTGGTGCTCAACTGGAAAATTTTTATGGTCCACCTGAAAAAAGGGCCGGCCATTATGTCAATTATACTCCTCTGCATTTTGTCCATCCTGCTGCTGGCCCGCGGCGGAGGTAACGACAGGGGTGGTCGTCATGGACATTACGGAACTGGAAGAGGAATTTATTCAAAATATAACCGCTGA
- a CDS encoding MoaD/ThiS family protein codes for MIEINIDLFTTLYRYYPKGSGALKVEKGTTAGGLIRKLGIPDGAVSLIFINGKRVMPDQELEESDQVGLFPLVAGG; via the coding sequence ATGATTGAAATTAATATAGACCTGTTCACCACCCTTTATAGATATTATCCAAAGGGCTCGGGTGCTCTTAAGGTGGAAAAGGGCACAACTGCGGGCGGCCTGATCCGAAAGCTGGGGATCCCTGATGGAGCTGTCAGCCTGATTTTCATCAACGGCAAAAGAGTGATGCCTGACCAGGAGCTTGAGGAAAGTGACCAGGTCGGGCTATTTCCGCTGGTTGCGGGGGGCTAA